A stretch of the Thiocystis violascens DSM 198 genome encodes the following:
- a CDS encoding dihydrofolate reductase encodes MAGVDAVDSIGARETAVPILALVAAVAENGVIGRDNALPWRLPADLAHFKRLTLDKPIVMGRRTWESLPGLLPRRRHIVLSRNPDFRADGCTVVASLDAAVAVAGGVPELMIVGGAALYTEALPRASRLYLTLVHVRVDGDALFPHWDPTQWHEVTRIEHAADARNAFAMTFLELRRRL; translated from the coding sequence ATGGCGGGAGTGGATGCGGTGGATTCTATCGGCGCTCGGGAGACCGCTGTGCCGATCCTCGCGCTGGTTGCCGCGGTTGCAGAGAATGGCGTCATTGGTCGCGACAATGCCCTGCCTTGGCGTTTACCGGCCGATTTGGCGCACTTCAAGCGCTTGACTCTGGATAAACCCATCGTCATGGGGCGGCGTACCTGGGAGTCGCTGCCGGGTCTGCTGCCGCGACGACGGCATATCGTTCTGTCTCGCAACCCGGATTTTCGGGCGGACGGTTGCACGGTCGTTGCCTCGCTCGATGCGGCCGTAGCAGTCGCGGGCGGCGTTCCCGAGTTGATGATTGTGGGCGGTGCCGCGCTGTATACCGAAGCACTGCCGCGCGCCAGCCGTCTCTATCTGACGCTAGTCCATGTCCGGGTCGACGGCGATGCCCTGTTTCCGCACTGGGATCCGACGCAGTGGCACGAGGTGACTCGAATCGAGCACGCCGCCGATGCGCGTAATGCCTTTGCCATGACCTTTTTGGAACTCCGGCGCAGGCTGTGA